The following are from one region of the Amycolatopsis lurida genome:
- a CDS encoding Lrp/AsnC family transcriptional regulator produces the protein MTGSLEPLDQAIVQELAADGRRSFTDLAERVGLSVSAVHQRVRRLEQRGVILGYTARLDGEQIGLPLTALISLTPNDPAAPDDYPQRLEHIKEIESCYSVAGDESYILLVRVASPLGLEDLLRRIRESAKVSTRTTVVLSTPFEGRSPTL, from the coding sequence ATGACCGGTTCCCTGGAGCCGCTGGATCAGGCCATCGTGCAGGAGCTGGCCGCGGACGGACGGCGCAGTTTCACCGATCTGGCGGAGCGGGTCGGGCTTTCGGTGTCGGCGGTGCACCAGCGGGTGCGCCGCCTGGAGCAGCGCGGGGTCATCCTCGGGTACACCGCGCGGCTCGACGGCGAGCAGATCGGCCTGCCGCTCACGGCGCTGATCTCGCTGACGCCGAACGATCCGGCCGCCCCGGACGACTACCCGCAGCGTCTGGAGCACATCAAGGAGATCGAGTCCTGCTACTCGGTCGCCGGGGACGAGTCGTACATCCTCCTGGTCCGGGTGGCTTCGCCGCTCGGACTGGAGGATCTGCTTCGCCGTATCCGGGAGTCCGCCAAGGTCTCGACCCGGACCACGGTGGTGCTGTCGACGCCGTTCGAGGGCCGCTCGCCCACCCTGTGA
- a CDS encoding M24 family metallopeptidase, giving the protein MSRRSLHNPAPDAASLRARLDRARAAAAAADTDALLIAPGSDLRYLIGQAGGSFERLTTLVIPADGVPALVLPKLEAPGYADVPADELGIEIVTWVDGDNAYELVADRLGKPGRVAVSDFTPALHVLSFRGALGDAEQTLAGPIVRELRMRKDAAEIQALRDAGAAIDRVHARVHEWLRPGRTEAEVGADITAAIVEEGHTHADFVIVGSGPNGASPHHDVSERVIERGDVVVVDIGGPIAEGYNSDSTRTYAVGEPRDADVAETYAVLQRAQKAAVDAVRPGVTAESIDAAARDIIAEAGYGEYFIHRTGHGIGLDVHEEPYIIKGNALPLEPGMAFSVEPGIYQPGRWGARIEDIVVVTENGVESVNRRPHDLIVLDA; this is encoded by the coding sequence ATGTCGCGCCGTTCCCTTCACAACCCAGCCCCCGACGCCGCCAGCCTCCGCGCCCGCCTCGACCGGGCCCGCGCCGCCGCGGCCGCCGCCGACACCGACGCCCTGCTGATCGCACCCGGCTCGGACCTGCGCTACCTCATCGGCCAGGCCGGGGGCTCCTTCGAACGGCTGACCACGCTGGTGATCCCGGCCGACGGCGTCCCAGCGCTGGTGCTGCCGAAACTGGAGGCCCCCGGCTACGCCGACGTCCCCGCCGACGAACTCGGTATCGAGATCGTCACCTGGGTCGACGGGGACAACGCGTACGAACTGGTCGCCGACAGGCTGGGCAAGCCAGGCCGCGTGGCGGTCAGCGACTTCACCCCGGCGCTGCACGTGCTCTCCTTCCGGGGCGCGCTCGGCGACGCGGAGCAGACACTGGCCGGACCGATCGTGCGCGAACTGCGGATGCGCAAGGACGCCGCCGAGATCCAGGCGCTGCGCGACGCGGGTGCCGCCATCGACCGCGTACACGCCCGCGTGCACGAATGGCTGCGTCCCGGCCGCACCGAGGCCGAGGTCGGCGCGGACATCACCGCCGCGATCGTCGAAGAGGGCCACACCCACGCCGACTTCGTGATCGTCGGCTCGGGCCCCAACGGCGCCAGCCCGCACCACGACGTCTCCGAGCGGGTCATCGAGCGCGGCGACGTCGTCGTGGTCGACATCGGCGGCCCGATCGCCGAGGGCTACAACTCCGACTCCACTCGCACGTACGCGGTGGGTGAGCCGCGCGACGCCGACGTCGCCGAGACCTACGCCGTCCTGCAGCGGGCGCAAAAGGCCGCCGTCGACGCCGTCCGTCCTGGCGTCACCGCCGAGTCGATCGACGCCGCCGCGCGCGACATCATCGCCGAGGCGGGGTACGGCGAGTACTTCATCCACCGCACTGGTCACGGCATCGGCCTCGACGTGCACGAAGAGCCCTACATCATCAAGGGCAACGCGCTGCCGCTCGAACCGGGCATGGCCTTCAGCGTCGAACCCGGCATCTACCAGCCCGGCCGCTGGGGTGCCCGCATCGAGGACATCGTCGTGGTCACCGAGAACGGCGTCGAGTCGGTCAACCGGCGCCCGCACGACCTGATCGTGCTCGACGCATGA
- a CDS encoding MFS transporter, which yields MSRTPLGALVVASGISSAGVMMTLLAIPWFVLQSTGSGTKTGLVTAAEVLGLMVAALLGGPIVDRDGTRRASVGADLLTTVTVLLIPLAMGTTGLSLPGLIALSFVMGVSRGPADTAKQVLLPGVAELGGIGVSRAASAVEAAMRTGRMAGGPAAGALIALIGPVPVLFVDAGALLLSSALVFALIPAAAGPPRPPTGGYLKQLREGLGYVKRDAVLRAVVGMLMLTNSLDFGLLGVLYPAYGDQVLHSTALIGAMITAVAAGALLGSAIYGWIGHRFSRRTAILVAVAIEGAPRFALLALEPAPPVLLAGLVVAGIGAGALNPIVLPAIYERVPEAVRGRVLSLLVGGVLAAMPLGSMAAGLLLDGIGLVGALAVFGGLYLIAGTFPAIFRVWRGLDDPSPIGGDRPVSQGARTD from the coding sequence ATGAGCCGGACGCCGCTGGGGGCCTTGGTCGTGGCTTCGGGGATCTCCTCGGCCGGGGTGATGATGACGTTGCTCGCGATTCCCTGGTTCGTGCTGCAGAGCACGGGCAGCGGCACCAAGACCGGCCTGGTCACCGCGGCCGAAGTGCTGGGCCTGATGGTCGCCGCGTTGCTGGGCGGGCCGATCGTGGACCGCGACGGCACGCGCCGGGCCAGCGTCGGCGCGGACCTCCTGACCACCGTCACGGTGCTCCTGATCCCGCTCGCGATGGGCACGACAGGGCTCAGCCTGCCCGGCCTGATCGCGCTGTCGTTCGTGATGGGCGTGTCCCGCGGTCCCGCCGACACGGCGAAGCAGGTGCTGCTCCCCGGCGTCGCCGAACTTGGCGGTATCGGCGTGAGCCGGGCGGCGAGTGCCGTCGAAGCGGCGATGAGGACCGGCCGGATGGCGGGTGGCCCCGCCGCCGGCGCGCTGATCGCGCTGATCGGTCCGGTGCCGGTGCTGTTCGTCGACGCGGGCGCGCTCCTGCTGTCCTCGGCACTGGTGTTCGCGCTGATCCCGGCCGCGGCCGGGCCGCCGCGTCCGCCGACGGGCGGATACCTCAAGCAACTGCGCGAAGGGCTCGGGTACGTCAAACGCGACGCGGTACTGCGCGCGGTCGTCGGCATGCTGATGCTCACCAACAGTCTCGACTTCGGGCTGCTCGGCGTCCTGTATCCGGCGTACGGCGATCAGGTCCTGCACAGCACCGCGCTCATCGGCGCGATGATCACCGCGGTCGCCGCGGGCGCTCTGCTCGGTTCGGCGATCTACGGCTGGATCGGCCACCGGTTCTCCCGGCGGACGGCGATCCTCGTCGCCGTCGCGATCGAAGGCGCGCCGCGTTTCGCCTTGCTCGCGCTGGAACCCGCGCCGCCGGTCCTGCTCGCCGGGCTCGTGGTCGCCGGGATCGGGGCGGGCGCGCTGAATCCGATCGTGCTCCCGGCGATCTACGAACGGGTCCCGGAAGCCGTCCGCGGCCGGGTGCTCAGCCTTCTCGTCGGCGGGGTACTCGCCGCGATGCCGCTCGGTTCGATGGCGGCCGGGTTGCTGCTGGACGGGATCGGCCTCGTCGGCGCGCTCGCCGTCTTCGGCGGTCTGTACCTGATCGCCGGCACCTTCCCGGCGATCTTCCGGGTCTGGCGCGGGCTCGACGATCCCTCCCCGATCGGGGGTGACCGGCCGGTGAGCCAAGGGGCGCGGACCGACTAG
- a CDS encoding ArsR/SmtB family transcription factor: MGKSERYLARVDGRILRALSHPLRVKILELLREDGPATASGLAKRVGESSGTTSWHLRQLAESGLIAEDTERGSRRDRWWKAVHEGDQMQARDFIDDPDLAGPFNAYAHTMIERRYAAEAQFVAEVRDWADEWIDKVSFHDSPLSLTPDEAAALSDEILDVIGRYRRPEKDGDTQVRVHWAAFPRKSRPETL, from the coding sequence ATGGGGAAGAGCGAGAGATATCTCGCGCGGGTCGACGGCCGCATTTTGCGGGCGCTGTCGCATCCACTGCGCGTCAAGATCCTGGAGTTGCTGCGAGAGGACGGTCCGGCGACGGCGTCCGGACTGGCGAAACGGGTGGGGGAGAGTTCCGGGACCACGAGCTGGCATCTTCGCCAGCTGGCCGAATCCGGGCTGATCGCCGAGGACACCGAACGCGGCAGCCGACGCGACAGGTGGTGGAAGGCCGTGCACGAGGGGGATCAAATGCAGGCCAGGGACTTCATCGACGATCCCGATCTCGCCGGTCCGTTCAACGCCTACGCGCACACGATGATCGAGCGGCGCTACGCCGCCGAAGCACAGTTCGTCGCCGAAGTGCGGGACTGGGCCGACGAGTGGATCGACAAGGTGAGCTTCCACGATTCGCCGCTCTCGCTGACCCCGGACGAGGCCGCCGCGTTGAGCGACGAAATCCTCGACGTGATCGGGCGCTACCGGCGTCCGGAGAAGGACGGCGACACCCAGGTCCGCGTGCACTGGGCGGCCTTCCCGAGGAAATCCCGGCCGGAGACGCTATGA
- a CDS encoding NADPH-dependent FMN reductase: MTTNSPYHLAVVISSVREGRFAPVVANWFLDRAKQRDDVTLSVIDLAEAPGDLSPGVAAADAVVVIVPEYNHSYPGPLKTALDATGPEWHGKPVAFVSYGGISGGLRAVEHLRPVFAELHAATIRETVSFPYAWNHFDPDGEHDDFEGASAAATTLLNQLNWWANALRDARRVRPYAA; encoded by the coding sequence ATGACAACGAACTCGCCTTACCACCTCGCCGTCGTGATCAGCAGCGTCCGCGAAGGCCGTTTCGCTCCCGTCGTCGCGAACTGGTTCCTCGACCGCGCCAAACAGCGCGACGACGTCACCCTGTCCGTCATCGACCTGGCCGAAGCCCCCGGCGATCTCTCCCCCGGCGTCGCCGCCGCGGACGCCGTCGTCGTGATCGTCCCCGAGTACAACCACAGCTACCCCGGCCCGCTCAAGACCGCGCTCGACGCCACCGGCCCCGAATGGCACGGGAAACCGGTCGCCTTCGTGTCCTATGGCGGGATCTCGGGCGGTCTGCGCGCGGTCGAGCATCTGCGCCCGGTCTTCGCCGAACTTCACGCGGCGACGATCCGCGAGACCGTGAGCTTCCCCTACGCCTGGAACCACTTCGACCCGGACGGCGAACACGACGACTTCGAAGGCGCCTCCGCCGCGGCGACCACGCTGCTGAATCAACTGAACTGGTGGGCCAACGCCCTCCGTGACGCACGCCGGGTGCGGCCCTACGCGGCCTGA
- a CDS encoding 5'-3' exonuclease: MTGPLALLDSASLYFRSFYALPDSMTAPDGTPVNAVRGFTDTVARILVDRRPSRLVACLDADWRPKFRTDLLPSYKAHRVAEEVPEGSDVEEVPETLTPQVPIILELLEAFGIATAEAAGYEADDVIGALAIREQESPVEVITGDRDLFQLVRHEPTSTVVIYVGKGWNKAEILGPEEIAEKYGIPAGNAGPGYADMAALRGDPSDGLPGVAGIGEKTAAKLITQFGSLQELIEASNAGDSRVPLKTRLRLTDAADYLAVAPTVVRVAADAPVEQSRPDLVPSEPADPDKVAELAERWNLGRSVERLLAALPKS, from the coding sequence GTGACCGGACCACTCGCTCTCCTCGATTCCGCGAGCCTCTACTTCCGCTCGTTCTACGCACTGCCCGATTCGATGACCGCCCCCGACGGGACACCGGTCAACGCGGTGCGCGGGTTCACCGACACCGTCGCGCGGATCCTCGTCGACCGGCGGCCTTCCCGGCTCGTGGCTTGCCTCGACGCGGACTGGCGGCCGAAGTTCCGCACCGATCTGCTGCCCAGCTACAAGGCGCACCGGGTGGCCGAAGAGGTCCCGGAAGGCAGCGACGTCGAAGAGGTGCCGGAGACACTGACGCCGCAAGTGCCGATCATCCTGGAACTGCTGGAGGCCTTCGGGATCGCGACGGCCGAGGCGGCCGGGTACGAGGCCGACGACGTCATCGGCGCGCTCGCGATCCGCGAGCAGGAGTCCCCCGTCGAGGTCATCACCGGCGACCGCGACCTTTTCCAGCTGGTCCGCCATGAACCGACGTCCACGGTGGTCATCTACGTCGGCAAGGGCTGGAACAAGGCCGAAATCCTCGGCCCGGAGGAGATCGCGGAAAAGTACGGCATCCCGGCCGGGAACGCCGGCCCCGGCTACGCCGACATGGCGGCGCTGCGCGGAGACCCGTCGGACGGATTGCCCGGCGTCGCCGGGATCGGTGAGAAGACGGCGGCGAAGCTGATCACCCAGTTCGGTTCGCTCCAGGAGCTGATCGAGGCCTCCAACGCCGGCGACTCGCGGGTGCCGCTCAAGACGCGACTCCGGCTGACCGACGCCGCCGACTACCTGGCGGTCGCCCCGACCGTCGTCCGCGTCGCCGCCGACGCGCCGGTCGAACAGTCCCGTCCTGACCTCGTCCCGTCCGAGCCCGCCGATCCGGACAAGGTCGCGGAACTCGCGGAGCGCTGGAATCTCGGCCGTTCGGTGGAGCGCCTGCTGGCCGCGCTCCCGAAGTCATGA
- a CDS encoding pirin family protein, which translates to MSNTEADPAELLCSEQPGEGVTVLTPRDVPLGGPRAIRVRRTLPQRRRSLIGAWCFADHYGPQDVSQSGGMDVAPHPHTGLQTASWLFSGEIEHRDSIGTRAMVRPGELNLMTAGHGIAHSEVSTPDAAVLHGVQLWIALPDAYRDTARDFRHYAPPLLELSGATARVFLGSLAGTTSPVPAFTPLLGAELTVAPGATLALDVDPAFEHGVLQDIGSVTVAGATLATGELAYLAPGAGRLELANSGAEPARVLLLGGTPFTEELVMWWNFVGRSHEEIAEYREAWQAQADRFGQVEGYQGTTAWLPAPTLPQVRIKPRRNPS; encoded by the coding sequence ATGAGCAACACCGAGGCCGACCCGGCCGAGCTGCTGTGCTCCGAACAGCCGGGTGAAGGCGTCACCGTGCTGACCCCGCGCGACGTCCCGCTCGGAGGCCCGCGCGCCATCCGAGTCCGGCGGACACTCCCCCAGCGCCGACGGTCCCTGATCGGGGCCTGGTGTTTCGCCGACCATTACGGCCCGCAGGACGTTTCGCAGTCCGGCGGGATGGACGTCGCGCCGCATCCGCACACCGGACTGCAGACCGCGAGCTGGCTGTTCAGCGGCGAGATCGAGCACCGCGACAGCATCGGCACCCGGGCCATGGTGCGGCCCGGTGAGCTGAACCTGATGACCGCCGGGCACGGCATCGCGCATTCAGAAGTGTCCACACCGGACGCCGCGGTCCTGCACGGTGTCCAGCTCTGGATCGCGCTGCCGGACGCATATCGCGACACGGCACGGGACTTCCGGCATTACGCGCCACCGCTGCTCGAACTGTCCGGCGCGACCGCCCGGGTCTTTCTCGGCAGTCTCGCCGGGACCACGTCACCGGTCCCGGCGTTCACTCCCCTGCTCGGCGCCGAACTCACCGTGGCGCCCGGGGCGACCTTGGCCCTCGACGTCGACCCGGCCTTCGAGCACGGTGTTCTGCAGGACATCGGCTCCGTCACCGTCGCCGGAGCCACGTTGGCCACCGGCGAACTCGCCTACCTCGCGCCCGGCGCCGGACGGCTCGAACTGGCGAACTCCGGCGCCGAACCCGCTCGAGTGCTCCTGCTCGGCGGGACCCCGTTCACCGAGGAACTCGTCATGTGGTGGAACTTCGTGGGCCGCAGCCACGAGGAGATCGCCGAATACCGCGAGGCTTGGCAGGCACAGGCGGACCGGTTCGGTCAGGTGGAGGGCTATCAGGGCACCACCGCGTGGCTGCCCGCACCCACGCTGCCGCAGGTGCGGATCAAACCTCGCCGCAATCCCTCGTGA
- a CDS encoding GNAT family N-acetyltransferase, translating to MSEFSVRAVAEGEQRACLDVLSESLHGKPATDEVWAKMAPSWLAAGKFAAFDDHGTPVGITSSFEVELTVPGGQKLVTAAVDGVGVRADWTRRGILTSMMAVQLEDLAARGVPLAALHASEAVIYGRFGYGAATFCRGVSVERPRAQLRDGVGRDGVVRFVTPAEAVERVPALYNRFGGTRPGFVSRPAGWWPGFFDRVVTGNDGYRVAVHSGPDGDDGFVVYQTIDTRDRQAPERGALLDIRELHAATPQAWAGLWRFLLSIDLVSAVAGRGRPLDEPLAELVTDPRAVNTTEVIDDLWLRLVDVLAALRARSYGTAEPVVLEVHDKQLPDNDGRYLVGPDGVERTTAEADLRLDVATLSSLYLGHGLFGDLALSGRVEVLNETAVARADALFHTARTPWCGTFF from the coding sequence ATGAGCGAATTCTCTGTGCGTGCCGTGGCCGAAGGCGAACAGAGGGCGTGTCTCGACGTCCTGTCCGAGTCCTTGCACGGCAAGCCCGCCACGGACGAGGTCTGGGCGAAGATGGCCCCGTCCTGGCTCGCCGCCGGGAAGTTCGCCGCGTTCGACGACCACGGCACCCCGGTGGGCATCACCAGTTCGTTCGAGGTGGAGCTGACCGTCCCGGGTGGACAGAAGCTCGTCACGGCCGCCGTCGACGGTGTCGGCGTCCGCGCCGACTGGACCCGCCGCGGGATCCTCACCTCGATGATGGCCGTGCAGCTGGAAGACCTCGCGGCGCGTGGCGTCCCGCTGGCCGCACTGCATGCTTCGGAGGCGGTGATCTACGGCCGCTTCGGTTACGGCGCGGCCACTTTTTGCCGAGGCGTGTCCGTCGAACGCCCACGCGCCCAGCTGCGCGACGGCGTGGGGCGGGACGGCGTGGTCAGGTTCGTCACCCCGGCCGAAGCCGTGGAGCGCGTTCCCGCGTTGTACAACCGCTTCGGGGGAACACGGCCGGGTTTCGTCTCGAGGCCCGCCGGCTGGTGGCCGGGCTTCTTCGACCGAGTGGTCACCGGAAACGACGGCTATCGCGTGGCCGTCCACAGTGGACCGGATGGGGACGACGGTTTCGTCGTCTACCAGACCATCGACACTCGGGATCGGCAAGCGCCGGAGCGGGGCGCGCTCCTGGACATCCGGGAACTCCATGCCGCCACGCCGCAGGCCTGGGCGGGACTGTGGCGCTTTCTGCTCTCGATCGACCTGGTGTCGGCCGTCGCCGGCCGCGGCCGCCCGCTGGACGAGCCGCTCGCCGAACTGGTCACCGATCCGCGTGCGGTGAACACCACCGAGGTCATCGACGATCTGTGGCTGCGCCTCGTCGACGTCCTCGCGGCGCTGCGGGCACGGTCCTATGGCACCGCCGAGCCCGTAGTGCTCGAAGTGCACGACAAGCAGCTTCCGGACAACGACGGCCGTTACCTCGTCGGCCCGGACGGCGTGGAACGAACGACCGCCGAGGCCGATCTCCGGCTGGACGTCGCCACCCTGTCGTCGTTGTACCTCGGCCACGGTCTGTTCGGCGATCTGGCCCTGTCCGGCCGGGTCGAGGTGCTGAACGAGACAGCGGTCGCCCGTGCCGACGCCCTGTTCCACACCGCGCGCACGCCGTGGTGCGGGACGTTCTTCTAG
- a CDS encoding DUF4333 domain-containing protein, whose amino-acid sequence MSRRAVATVGLCCAAFATLAACSDTPAPAPATKTVTVPPTTSASASTPATSGGSSSSAPGRVFDPRTMQADVRKILTETYQVREVGDVLCPANQTVKDGSTFTCTVQVGGEGKTVTITVTGDDGRYEVGAPA is encoded by the coding sequence TTGAGCAGGCGAGCCGTCGCGACGGTCGGTCTGTGTTGTGCCGCTTTCGCGACGCTGGCGGCGTGTTCGGACACCCCGGCGCCCGCGCCGGCGACGAAGACCGTCACGGTCCCGCCGACGACGAGCGCTTCGGCGAGCACGCCCGCCACGTCGGGCGGTTCGTCCTCCTCCGCTCCGGGCAGAGTCTTCGACCCGCGGACCATGCAGGCGGACGTGCGGAAGATCCTCACCGAGACCTACCAGGTGCGAGAAGTCGGGGACGTCCTCTGTCCGGCGAACCAGACCGTCAAGGACGGCAGCACGTTCACCTGCACCGTCCAGGTCGGCGGGGAGGGCAAGACCGTCACGATCACGGTCACCGGGGACGACGGCCGCTACGAGGTCGGCGCGCCCGCCTGA
- a CDS encoding GNAT family N-acetyltransferase, whose amino-acid sequence MSDFSVRRLRSDEERAATDLFRRALHAKEMTDEEWSAIAPSMQPDRGFGAFDQELIGTLRSFDSEVTLPGGGTTPLAAVSLVGVRADRIRRGVLTGLMRAQFEDFAARGVPAAMLHASEGAIYGRFGYGVAVRAKSIEVDRHRARFRPEAPTGGEISLLDLESTVEQWPSLFDALPRTRPGMIARSPHLWPGYERELRRATTPVTTAVHRGQDGVDGYVTYTVERAHFGAPTFLKIQSFHYASPDAFAGLWRYLISVDLVDLITAEKRPLDEPVELLFTDPRHVTVQKIQDEGWLRLVDVARMLDARTYRGEPVVVEVTDPFLEHNSGRYRLSEDGAVRTTDPADLELRADTLSMVYLGGWRPSDLAAVGRVRATGAAALERADLLFGTRVNPWCGTFF is encoded by the coding sequence ATGAGCGACTTCTCAGTGCGGCGGCTGCGGTCCGACGAGGAACGGGCCGCGACCGATTTGTTCAGGCGCGCGTTGCACGCCAAGGAGATGACCGACGAGGAATGGTCGGCCATCGCCCCGTCGATGCAGCCGGATCGCGGATTCGGCGCGTTCGACCAGGAGCTGATCGGCACCCTCCGGTCCTTCGATTCGGAGGTGACGCTGCCCGGCGGCGGCACCACGCCGCTCGCCGCGGTCAGCCTGGTCGGCGTCCGCGCCGACCGGATCCGCCGCGGCGTACTGACCGGCTTGATGCGCGCTCAGTTCGAGGATTTCGCCGCCCGGGGCGTTCCCGCGGCGATGCTGCACGCGTCCGAAGGCGCCATCTACGGCAGGTTCGGCTACGGCGTCGCCGTGCGGGCGAAATCGATCGAGGTCGACAGGCACCGTGCCCGCTTCCGGCCCGAGGCACCCACCGGCGGCGAGATCTCCTTGCTGGATCTGGAAAGCACCGTCGAGCAGTGGCCGTCGCTCTTCGACGCGCTCCCGCGCACCCGGCCGGGGATGATCGCGCGGAGCCCACATCTGTGGCCGGGCTACGAACGGGAGCTGCGCCGGGCGACCACACCGGTCACGACCGCCGTGCATCGCGGTCAGGACGGGGTCGACGGCTATGTCACCTACACCGTCGAGAGGGCTCATTTCGGTGCTCCGACGTTCCTGAAGATCCAGTCGTTCCACTACGCGAGTCCCGACGCGTTCGCGGGGTTGTGGCGCTACCTGATCTCCGTGGACCTGGTCGACCTCATCACCGCCGAGAAGCGGCCGCTCGACGAGCCGGTCGAGTTGCTGTTCACCGACCCGCGGCACGTGACCGTGCAGAAGATCCAGGACGAAGGCTGGCTCCGGCTGGTCGACGTCGCGAGGATGCTCGACGCGCGCACGTACCGGGGTGAGCCGGTCGTCGTCGAGGTCACGGATCCCTTCCTGGAGCACAACTCCGGTCGCTACCGCCTGTCCGAGGACGGCGCCGTCCGCACCACCGATCCGGCGGATCTCGAACTGCGTGCCGATACCTTGTCGATGGTGTACCTCGGCGGCTGGCGCCCCTCGGATCTCGCGGCCGTCGGACGGGTCCGTGCCACCGGCGCGGCCGCACTGGAACGTGCGGACCTGCTGTTCGGCACGCGGGTCAACCCCTGGTGCGGTACCTTCTTCTGA
- a CDS encoding DUF4333 domain-containing protein has protein sequence MSTPYGGNDPQQQPQWGQQPGYGQQPGGTQPPSGPQQQPQWGQQPQYDPSQTQQQQPQWGQQPAPYDPSQQQPGYPQQQDPSQTQQQQPQWGQQPQYGQQPGYPQSGPQQQPGYPQSGPQQQSQYGQQQPGQYDYGQSQFPGNQGEAQDKPKSKKGLFIGIGALVVIIAAVGILGFVTPGWFNTQVFNNTQMQTDVQKLLTETYGIKEISAVTCPSGQEVKDGVKFTCTATIEGKPQEVPITVKGDTGNYEVSPPATK, from the coding sequence ATGAGCACGCCGTATGGCGGCAACGACCCGCAGCAGCAGCCCCAATGGGGGCAGCAGCCGGGCTACGGGCAACAGCCGGGCGGCACTCAACCGCCGAGCGGCCCGCAGCAGCAACCGCAGTGGGGCCAGCAGCCGCAGTACGACCCATCGCAGACCCAGCAGCAACAGCCTCAGTGGGGTCAGCAGCCCGCCCCCTACGACCCGTCCCAGCAGCAGCCTGGCTACCCGCAGCAGCAGGACCCGTCGCAGACCCAGCAACAGCAGCCGCAGTGGGGCCAGCAACCGCAGTACGGCCAGCAGCCGGGATATCCGCAGAGCGGGCCCCAGCAGCAGCCCGGCTACCCGCAGAGCGGCCCGCAGCAGCAGTCGCAGTACGGGCAGCAGCAGCCCGGCCAGTACGACTACGGCCAGAGCCAGTTCCCGGGCAACCAGGGCGAGGCACAGGACAAGCCGAAGTCCAAGAAGGGCCTGTTCATCGGGATCGGCGCGCTCGTGGTGATCATCGCCGCGGTCGGCATCCTCGGTTTCGTCACGCCGGGCTGGTTCAACACCCAGGTGTTCAACAACACGCAGATGCAGACCGACGTGCAGAAGCTGCTCACCGAGACCTACGGGATCAAGGAGATCAGCGCGGTCACTTGCCCCTCCGGCCAGGAGGTCAAGGACGGCGTGAAGTTCACCTGCACCGCCACGATCGAGGGCAAGCCGCAGGAGGTGCCGATCACCGTGAAGGGTGACACCGGCAACTACGAGGTCTCGCCGCCCGCCACCAAATAA